From a single Theropithecus gelada isolate Dixy chromosome 8, Tgel_1.0, whole genome shotgun sequence genomic region:
- the LOC112630395 gene encoding piwi-like protein 2 → MVVFVVQKKISTNLYLAAPQHFVTPTPGTVVDHTITSCEWVDFYLLAHHVRQGCGIPTHYVCVLNTANLSPDHMQRLTFKLCHMYWNWPGTIRVPAPCKYAHKLAFLSGHILHHEPAIQLCENLFFL, encoded by the exons ATGGTGGTGTTTGTAGTTCAGAAGAAAATCAGCACTAATCTATATCTGGCTGCTCCTCAGCACTTTGTGACTCCTACTCCTGGAACTGTGGTAGATCATACAATAACAAGCTGTGAGTG GGTGGATTTCTACCTTCTTGCCCATCATGTACGGCAGGGCTGTGGCATTCCTACGCATTATGTCTGTGTTCTCAACACTGCAAACCTGAGCCCTGATCATATGCAGAG GCTGACTTTCAAACTGTGCCACATGTACTGGAATTGGCCTGGCACCATCAGAGTTCCAGCTCCTTGCAAGTATGCCCACAAGCTAGCTTTCCTGTCAGGACATATCCTGCATCATGAACCAGCCATCCAGCTGTGCGAGAACCTGTTCTTCCTGTGA